A genome region from Mesorhizobium sp. B2-1-8 includes the following:
- a CDS encoding NAD(P)/FAD-dependent oxidoreductase — protein MTGIISTDVLIVGAGPVGLFAVFELGLLDLKCHLIDILDKPGGQCAELYPEKPIYDIPGWPSISAQGLVDKLLEQVAPFKPDFTYNRMVSSLEKLDDGGFRVTTDENEVFEAKVVVIAAGGGSFQPKRPPIPGIEAYEGTSVFYSVRRMEDFRGHDLVIVGGGDSALDWTLNLQPVARSVTLVHRRAEFRAAPDSVNKMYAMQEMKQLEFKVGQVAGLTGADGQLASATIKGGPDGDIEVPCTRMLPFFGLTMKLGPIAEWGLNLNENLIPVDTEKFQTSVPGIFAVGDINWYPGKLKLILSGFHEVALMAQAAKRVISPGERIVFQYTTSSTSLQKKLGVSG, from the coding sequence ATGACCGGGATCATCAGCACAGACGTCCTCATTGTCGGGGCAGGGCCGGTCGGCCTGTTCGCCGTGTTCGAGCTCGGCTTGCTGGACCTGAAGTGCCATCTGATCGACATTCTCGACAAGCCCGGCGGCCAATGCGCGGAACTCTATCCGGAAAAGCCGATCTACGACATTCCCGGCTGGCCTTCGATCTCGGCGCAAGGGCTCGTCGACAAGCTGCTCGAGCAGGTTGCGCCGTTCAAGCCGGACTTCACCTACAACCGCATGGTTTCCAGTCTCGAAAAGTTGGACGACGGCGGCTTTCGCGTGACCACGGACGAGAACGAGGTGTTCGAGGCCAAGGTGGTGGTGATCGCCGCCGGCGGCGGCTCATTCCAGCCGAAGCGCCCGCCAATTCCCGGCATCGAAGCCTATGAAGGCACGAGCGTTTTCTATTCGGTCCGCCGGATGGAGGATTTTCGGGGCCATGACCTGGTCATCGTGGGCGGCGGCGACTCGGCGCTGGACTGGACGCTGAACCTGCAGCCTGTGGCAAGGAGCGTGACACTCGTTCACCGGCGGGCGGAGTTTCGCGCGGCGCCCGACAGCGTCAACAAGATGTACGCCATGCAGGAGATGAAGCAGCTGGAATTCAAGGTCGGCCAGGTGGCCGGGCTCACTGGAGCCGATGGCCAACTGGCATCGGCCACCATCAAGGGCGGCCCGGATGGCGACATCGAGGTGCCTTGTACCCGCATGCTGCCGTTCTTCGGCCTGACCATGAAGCTCGGCCCGATCGCGGAATGGGGGCTCAATCTCAATGAGAACCTGATTCCGGTCGACACCGAGAAATTCCAGACATCGGTGCCCGGCATTTTCGCGGTGGGCGACATCAACTGGTACCCGGGCAAGCTGAAGCTGATCCTGTCGGGTTTCCACGAGGTGGCGCTGATGGCGCAGGCCGCCAAGCGCGTCATCAGCCCCGGCGAACGCATCGTGTTCCAGTATACGACTTCGTCGACCAGCCTGCAGAAGAAGCTCGGCGTCTCCGGCTAA